In the bacterium SCSIO 12741 genome, GTCGTATGAATCTAACACCAGGGGCTGTGCAGCCAGGTGAAAGATGACGTCCGGTTTAACGGAATCAACTACTTGTTTAATGGATGCCGCATTTCGAATATCACCGTAGTGATTGTGGCAGTTTACCTGAAGTCGATCGAAGTGATCTGCATTGGCATAATTCTCCAGCGAAAATCCGTGAACCTCAGCCCCCAGTTTTTCCAACCAAAGACTTAACCAACTTCCTTTAAATCCGTTGTGGCCGGTTACCAGAACGGTTTTTCCTGTGTATACTCCTCCAAACAGGGATTGCATTACCAAACTTTCCATTTAGCTTCACCAGATTGCCAGAGGCCTTCCAGTTCTTGTTTATCTCTTAATGCATCCATACACTTCCAGAAGCCATGATGTTTGTATGCGGCCAATTGATTATCACTTGCCAGGTTCACCAGCGGGTAATCTTCCCACATCGTTTCGTCGCTGTCGTCACCCAAATAATCGAGTACTTGGGGCTCCAAAACAAAGAAGCCTCCGTTGATCCAGTGCCCGTCACCCTTGGGCTTTTCCATGAATTTAGTCACCGATCCATCTTCTTCAATTTCAAGGGAACCAAATTTTCCTGCAGGTTGAATAGAGGTAACGGTCGCTAACTTTTTATTTTTCTTGTGAAAGTCGATCAATTCGTTGATGTTCACGTCCGAAACACCATCTCCATAGGTGAGCATAAAGGTTTCATTACCCAAGTGCTCTTTGACTCGTTTGAGTCGACCTGCGGTCATGGTATGCAGACCTGTGTCAATCAGTGTGACCTTAAAGGATTCGGATTTGGACTGGTGAATTTCGAGGTTGTTGTTGGCCAGATCGATAGTTACATCAGAGTTGTGTAAGAAGTAGTTCATAAAGTACTCCTTAATCATGTACCCTTTGTAGCCCAAACAAATGATGAAATCGTTGAATCCGTAGTGCTCATACGATTTCATTACATGCCAGAGAATAGGTTTTCCACCAATCTCAATCATGGGCTTGGGTTTAAGGTACGATTCTTCAGAGATTCTGGTCCCAAAACCACCGGCAAATATCACTACTTTCATGTCCTAAAAATCCTTCATTTGGGGTTGAATCCGCAAATATATTGAAAGGATTGTTTAAACCTAAGAATGATTGTAGTTAGCTGGGAACATGACTTTGTTGAAAGGGAGTTTGGGTGCTTAAATCCGGTGTCTGGTAAAGGAAGTTTTTTCTCGATGTAGGATCTTCCAATCGCTACTGTGTTTTTTTCTTCTTTTTCGGTTCGGGAATCGGGATAGGCACGGTATTAATCTTGTCCTTGCTGCCTTTATAGTCTCCAATCTTTTTTCCTGCATAAGCCCCTGCTGCTATAAATGGAATAACAGGCCAGGCAACTCCTGCTGTAAATAAGCCGGCACCTGCCCCTATTAGGCTGCCGCCTCCCATAAACCATTGGCTTTGCTTCTTCTGTTCGTCTTCCGGTTTGGCTACCTCGGCTTCATTCCATTTTTTACTGGCTTCGATAAAGCTCTTACTGGGAAGGTCACGGTTTTGCAGAACAATGGATGGAGGCAACAAACGATGCCCGGATTTATCATTAATCCAGCCCCATTGAATACCGCCTAAGTATTTCCCTTTCATATCACCGGATAATCCGACGACCCGAACCTCGAAA is a window encoding:
- the rfbF gene encoding glucose-1-phosphate cytidylyltransferase; amino-acid sequence: MKVVIFAGGFGTRISEESYLKPKPMIEIGGKPILWHVMKSYEHYGFNDFIICLGYKGYMIKEYFMNYFLHNSDVTIDLANNNLEIHQSKSESFKVTLIDTGLHTMTAGRLKRVKEHLGNETFMLTYGDGVSDVNINELIDFHKKNKKLATVTSIQPAGKFGSLEIEEDGSVTKFMEKPKGDGHWINGGFFVLEPQVLDYLGDDSDETMWEDYPLVNLASDNQLAAYKHHGFWKCMDALRDKQELEGLWQSGEAKWKVW